The proteins below are encoded in one region of Effusibacillus dendaii:
- the fdhF gene encoding formate dehydrogenase subunit alpha, with product MQELLRAFQHKVDQSVREVGVSSHCPFCSMQCAIELRVDPTLMKITGVQPIKEFPVSAGKACPKGIVAHEHSRHWERLTLPLIRKNGQLTIAAWEEALSEIVHRFQSIQTKYGCDAVSVFGGGSLTNEKAYLLGKFARIALRTRNIDYNGRYCMSSAATAMNKTFGIDRGMTIPLHDIPLAKMILIVGANVADCQPTMLPYFRQAQKNGGKIVVVDPRYTNTAKIADLHLAVRPGTDSALMNGILHVMIQENRIDHGFIEERTSGFERVKETVRSYSPERVADITGIPAEQIVQIARWYGEAETAIVYTARGIEQQAKGVQNVVSCLNLVLASGKIGKPGCGYGAITGQGNGQGGREHGQKSDQLPGYRSIENPEHRMYLASVWGVDEQEIPGKGKSAYELFQAMADGEIKGMFILASNPLTSSPDSRFVKKALAGLDTLVVVDLFLTETAKMADIVLPGSAWTEDEGTMTNLEGRVILRRASQNPPGQARLDWQILCELARRLGKKKHFAYETAEDIFEELRLASQGGRADYSGISYEKIERQKGVFWPCISDEDPGTERMFTERFAHPDGKAVFHAVEYQDSKEQPDSDFPFFLTTGRLMLHYLTGVQTRRTVSLNAKAPEPFVEMHPITANQKGVQDGDWVELRTRQGKARFRVKLTPHIRPDTLFVPIHWEYDQSANLLTSAELDPESKMPEFKICAVSFAKISSEPEDNGENHLTEGEKEHEQTKIGAGR from the coding sequence ATGCAGGAGTTACTCAGGGCATTTCAACATAAGGTCGATCAATCGGTAAGAGAAGTAGGGGTCTCCAGTCACTGTCCGTTTTGCAGCATGCAGTGTGCGATCGAATTACGGGTGGATCCAACGCTTATGAAAATAACGGGTGTCCAGCCGATCAAGGAGTTTCCTGTTTCGGCGGGCAAAGCGTGTCCGAAAGGAATCGTGGCGCACGAACATAGCCGCCATTGGGAACGTCTCACCCTGCCGCTGATTCGCAAAAACGGCCAGCTTACGATCGCCGCCTGGGAGGAAGCGTTGTCTGAGATCGTTCACCGCTTTCAGTCGATTCAAACCAAGTACGGCTGCGATGCCGTATCCGTGTTTGGCGGCGGTTCGCTAACCAATGAAAAAGCGTACCTGCTGGGCAAATTTGCCCGAATTGCCTTGCGTACCCGCAACATCGATTATAACGGACGGTACTGCATGTCATCTGCAGCAACGGCAATGAACAAAACATTCGGTATCGATCGGGGAATGACGATCCCGCTGCATGATATCCCCCTCGCCAAGATGATCCTGATTGTCGGTGCAAATGTTGCGGACTGCCAGCCAACCATGCTGCCCTATTTTCGTCAGGCGCAAAAGAACGGGGGCAAAATTGTGGTGGTCGATCCGCGTTATACAAACACAGCTAAAATCGCGGATCTGCATTTGGCTGTCCGTCCCGGCACCGATTCTGCGCTGATGAATGGCATTTTGCATGTGATGATCCAGGAAAACCGAATTGATCACGGCTTTATTGAAGAACGGACGTCTGGTTTTGAGCGGGTGAAAGAGACGGTTCGTTCTTATTCGCCGGAACGGGTGGCAGACATCACCGGAATTCCAGCCGAACAGATCGTGCAAATCGCCCGCTGGTATGGGGAAGCGGAAACGGCGATTGTATATACGGCGCGTGGTATCGAGCAGCAGGCGAAAGGGGTCCAGAATGTAGTAAGCTGCCTGAATCTCGTTTTGGCATCAGGCAAAATCGGCAAACCGGGCTGCGGCTATGGCGCGATAACAGGCCAAGGGAACGGTCAGGGCGGCCGCGAACATGGGCAAAAATCGGATCAACTGCCTGGCTACCGATCGATCGAGAACCCGGAACACCGCATGTATTTGGCATCCGTTTGGGGCGTTGACGAACAGGAAATTCCCGGCAAAGGAAAATCGGCATACGAACTGTTTCAAGCGATGGCTGACGGCGAAATCAAAGGGATGTTCATCCTTGCCTCGAATCCGCTGACCTCCAGTCCTGATAGCCGTTTCGTCAAAAAGGCGTTGGCCGGACTTGATACGCTGGTTGTTGTGGATCTGTTTCTGACGGAAACGGCGAAAATGGCTGACATCGTGCTGCCAGGGTCTGCTTGGACGGAAGATGAAGGAACGATGACCAATTTGGAGGGACGGGTCATTTTACGCCGCGCGTCGCAAAATCCGCCCGGTCAGGCACGCCTGGATTGGCAGATTTTATGCGAATTGGCAAGGCGACTCGGAAAAAAGAAGCATTTTGCATACGAGACGGCAGAGGACATCTTTGAAGAGTTGCGACTGGCGTCACAAGGCGGTCGTGCCGATTATTCCGGCATCAGTTACGAAAAGATTGAACGGCAAAAAGGAGTGTTCTGGCCCTGTATAAGTGATGAAGATCCGGGCACGGAGCGGATGTTTACAGAACGGTTTGCGCATCCGGATGGGAAGGCGGTATTTCATGCGGTCGAATACCAGGATTCGAAAGAACAGCCCGATTCCGATTTTCCGTTTTTCCTGACGACCGGTCGGCTGATGCTGCATTATCTGACGGGCGTTCAAACCAGACGCACCGTATCGTTGAACGCAAAAGCGCCGGAACCGTTTGTAGAAATGCATCCAATCACAGCAAATCAGAAGGGCGTGCAGGACGGGGATTGGGTCGAATTGCGCACCCGGCAGGGAAAGGCCAGGTTTCGAGTCAAACTGACTCCCCACATTCGGCCTGATACGCTGTTTGTCCCGATCCATTGGGAGTATGATCAGTCGGCCAATTTGTTGACAAGCGCAGAACTGGACCCGGAGTCGAAGATGCCGGAATTTAAAATCTGCGCGGTCTCGTTTGCAAAAATCAGTTCGGAACCGGAAGACAATGGGGAGAATCATCTGACGGAGGGAGAGAAAGAGCATGAACAAACGAAAATTGGTGCTGGTCGGTAA
- the nirB gene encoding nitrite reductase large subunit NirB: MNKRKLVLVGNGMAGVRCIEEILKHNADLFEITIIGSEPHPNYNRILLSSVLAGDADIRDIVLNDYEWYKKHQIDLHTGQTVTRIDVETKRVFTDQGLVVPYDDLILATGSLPVILPLPGADKQGVISFRDIKDCEAMIEASKQYKKAIVIGGGLLGLEAARGLLNLSMEVSVVHIFENLMERQLDPVASQLLQQELEKQGIRFLMGKQSEAVLGEERVTGLRFKDGSMESADLIVMAVGIKPNVELARQSGIEVNRGVMVNDWMETSLPDVYAVGECAEHRTGVYGLVAPLYEQGMVLAKRLCRIDTPPYEGSVVYTKLKVSGVDVFSAGEFMDGAETRAIRVHDEFSGVYKKIMVRDNKIIGAVLFGDTSDSNRILQMMRSGSSIQDLKRVSILENRSAEANSGNDLVAALSDDEIICGCNGVSKGTIVQAIREKGLCSVEEVKQCTSASRSCGGCKPLVANLLESVLGDSVVVSRKEPICGCTTLSREELVAEIKEKQLTTVKEVMFVLGWKETEGCSKCRPAVNYYLNMIWPEEHEDERESRFVNERMHANIQKDGTYSVVPRMYGGVTSPAELKRIAAVAEKYNVPMVKVTGGQRLDLLGVKKEDLPKIWAELDMPSGFAYGKAIRTVKTCVGSDFCRFGTQNSIRMGIDIEKKFERLNTPAKVKMAVSGCPRNCAESSIKDIGVVGIDGGWEIYVGGNGGVHLRGAELLCKVKTEQEVLEWTGAFLQYYRENANYGERTSQWMERVGLTAVQAVLQDSEMRRQLNERVDKALSVLRDPWQQIMEDKQASRMYEELPVLT, encoded by the coding sequence ATGAACAAACGAAAATTGGTGCTGGTCGGTAACGGCATGGCCGGAGTTCGCTGTATTGAGGAGATTTTGAAACATAATGCGGACCTTTTTGAAATTACCATTATTGGAAGCGAGCCGCACCCAAACTACAATCGGATTTTGCTGTCGTCCGTGTTGGCGGGGGACGCAGATATTCGCGACATTGTGCTCAATGATTACGAATGGTACAAGAAGCATCAAATCGATCTTCACACCGGGCAAACGGTAACCCGAATCGATGTTGAGACAAAGCGGGTTTTCACCGACCAGGGACTGGTTGTGCCGTATGATGATCTGATCCTTGCGACCGGTTCCTTGCCGGTCATACTTCCGCTGCCGGGAGCAGACAAACAGGGAGTGATTTCCTTCCGTGACATCAAAGATTGTGAAGCGATGATCGAGGCCTCCAAACAATACAAAAAGGCAATTGTGATCGGCGGCGGACTGTTAGGTCTTGAAGCGGCAAGGGGGCTGCTCAACCTGTCGATGGAAGTCAGTGTGGTGCATATTTTTGAAAACCTGATGGAACGGCAATTGGACCCGGTTGCCTCCCAACTGCTTCAGCAGGAACTTGAAAAACAGGGGATCCGTTTTCTGATGGGAAAACAATCAGAGGCTGTCTTGGGAGAAGAACGGGTAACAGGACTGCGTTTCAAGGACGGAAGTATGGAATCGGCCGATTTGATCGTAATGGCGGTAGGCATTAAACCGAACGTCGAATTGGCCAGACAAAGCGGCATCGAAGTGAATCGGGGCGTTATGGTAAATGATTGGATGGAAACAAGTCTGCCTGACGTGTATGCGGTTGGGGAATGCGCCGAACACCGTACGGGCGTGTATGGTCTGGTGGCCCCTCTCTACGAGCAGGGGATGGTGCTTGCGAAACGGTTGTGCCGCATAGACACACCACCTTATGAAGGTTCCGTCGTATATACGAAACTAAAGGTTTCCGGAGTAGACGTATTTTCGGCGGGCGAGTTTATGGACGGTGCAGAAACGCGGGCGATCCGCGTGCATGATGAATTTTCCGGAGTCTACAAGAAAATCATGGTTCGCGACAATAAAATCATAGGTGCCGTTTTATTTGGTGACACAAGCGACAGCAACCGGATATTGCAAATGATGCGTTCCGGCAGCAGCATCCAGGATCTGAAGCGGGTGTCGATTTTGGAAAACCGGTCGGCAGAAGCAAATTCCGGCAACGATCTGGTGGCCGCGCTTTCGGATGATGAAATTATCTGCGGCTGTAATGGTGTTTCGAAAGGGACGATTGTGCAGGCGATACGGGAAAAAGGGCTCTGTTCCGTTGAGGAGGTCAAACAGTGCACAAGCGCTTCCCGTTCCTGTGGCGGCTGCAAGCCATTGGTAGCCAATTTGCTGGAATCGGTACTGGGCGATTCAGTCGTTGTCTCCCGGAAAGAACCGATCTGCGGCTGCACAACGCTCAGCCGTGAGGAACTGGTGGCGGAAATCAAGGAAAAACAACTGACCACTGTGAAGGAAGTCATGTTTGTACTCGGCTGGAAGGAAACGGAAGGCTGCTCGAAATGTCGTCCGGCGGTGAACTATTATCTCAACATGATATGGCCGGAAGAACATGAAGACGAGCGGGAATCGCGTTTTGTCAACGAACGGATGCACGCCAACATCCAGAAAGACGGCACCTACTCGGTGGTGCCCCGCATGTACGGAGGCGTAACATCCCCTGCCGAATTGAAGCGGATTGCGGCAGTGGCGGAAAAATACAACGTTCCGATGGTGAAAGTAACGGGCGGCCAGCGGCTTGATCTGCTTGGCGTGAAAAAGGAAGACCTGCCTAAAATCTGGGCAGAACTGGATATGCCATCCGGATTTGCCTACGGCAAAGCAATCCGCACCGTCAAAACATGCGTGGGAAGCGACTTTTGCCGGTTTGGCACGCAGAATTCAATCCGAATGGGAATCGACATCGAGAAGAAATTTGAACGGCTGAACACCCCGGCCAAAGTGAAAATGGCAGTATCCGGTTGTCCGCGCAACTGTGCGGAATCAAGCATCAAGGATATCGGCGTGGTCGGGATCGACGGCGGCTGGGAAATCTATGTCGGCGGCAACGGCGGTGTGCATTTGCGAGGCGCAGAACTGCTTTGCAAGGTGAAAACAGAGCAGGAGGTGCTCGAGTGGACAGGAGCGTTCCTGCAGTATTATCGGGAGAATGCCAATTACGGCGAGCGAACCTCCCAATGGATGGAACGGGTCGGACTGACCGCTGTTCAGGCAGTGTTGCAGGATTCTGAAATGCGCCGCCAGCTGAATGAACGGGTTGACAAAGCGCTGTCCGTGCTGAGAGATCCCTGGCAACAGATCATGGAAGATAAACAGGCAAGCCGAATGTATGAAGAACTGCCTGTTTTGACTTAA
- the nirD gene encoding nitrite reductase small subunit NirD produces MQKTMVEIGNIHDLPLQTGRVVKVNGREIAVFRISSGDVRAVENRCPHKNGPLAEGIVAGEYVFCPLHDRKINLNDGNVQAPDSGCVTTYRVDVTDEKVYISI; encoded by the coding sequence ATGCAAAAAACGATGGTGGAAATCGGAAATATCCATGACCTGCCTTTGCAGACGGGGCGAGTAGTCAAAGTCAACGGAAGAGAGATTGCTGTTTTTCGCATATCCAGCGGAGATGTGCGGGCGGTGGAAAATCGCTGTCCGCATAAAAACGGCCCGTTGGCAGAGGGAATTGTGGCAGGTGAGTATGTGTTCTGCCCTTTGCATGATCGGAAAATCAATTTGAACGATGGCAACGTGCAGGCTCCTGATAGCGGATGCGTCACAACGTACCGGGTAGACGTAACGGATGAGAAGGTGTATATCAGTATATAG